A DNA window from Camelina sativa cultivar DH55 chromosome 13, Cs, whole genome shotgun sequence contains the following coding sequences:
- the LOC104736777 gene encoding F-box protein At5g25290-like yields the protein MGQTSSLVDVCAWDEHNMHASWVLLHITENAIAFGVNSSIIVYMFYALYCNLCNRLGRPPVGNYVGGRWSELSNDILRSLLERLSIVDFHRAKIVCRNWYICSKQTSRRQKRSPWLMLFQESSDCVLYNPDEDRVYKKRKRDFSRIRFLANSGNWFLTLDSGSNLCIVDVFSDGRINLPPLHSVKGGHFTLKRIGDGEFIERVASGDLGYSNMSVVDLRGLLWVDENKEEEYTVAWFFDTGSPYIAFCKKGEDHYRTIPTRIDVPREFRGLSDMVLRGDILYVYTTRRFIRILDLSGQEGFKDVSNTNILLPFYPASPPSDDETTYDGAISSHNIAVTTSGEVLLVESIAYKATSEIPRIFRLYKTDPNPYPDELIHKPNLSVEVDSLGNEALLLDLGITVPADPTLGIQPNSIYFTRHHRLRNCKLKPSCPDICPCICVFNLDTKKLTQFPSLSDLKPKDARWFLPS from the exons ATGGGGCAGACGTCCTCTCTTGTTG ACGTCTGCGCTTGGGATGAGCATAACATGCATGCTTCTTGGGTTCTCCTTCACATTACAG AAAATGCAATTGCTTTCGGTGTTAACTCCAGTATTATCGTTTATATGTTTTATG CTTTATATTGCAACTTATGCAATAGGCTTGGGAGGCCTCCCGTGGGTAATTATGTCGGAG GCAGATGGTCGGAGCTGTCGAACGATATCTTGAGATCATTATTGGAACGTTTGAGTATTGTGGATTTCCACCGCGCAAAGATCGTGTGTCGGAATTGGTATATATGCTCGAAACAAACTTCGCGGCGGCAAAAGAGATCTCCATGGCTGATGCTGTTTCAAGAGAGCAGCGATTGTGTGCTTTACAACCCGGACGAAGATAGAGTttacaagaagagaaagagagactttTCAAGGATTCGATTCCTGGCAAACTCAGGTAACTGGTTCCTGACGCTAGATTCTGGATCCAATCTCTGTATCGTAGATGTGTTTAGCGACGGTAGGATCAATCTTCCCCCTCTACACTCAGTTAAGGGTGGCCATTTTACTCTTAAGCGGATAGGAGATGGGGAATTCATCGAGAGAGTAGCTAGTGGTGACTTAGGTTACTCAAATATGAGTGTGGTTGATCTGAGAGGTCTTTTGTGGGTAGACGAGAACAAGGAGGAGGAATACACTGTCGCATGGTTTTTTGATACAGGTTCCCCATATATAGCCTTTTGCAAGAAGGGGGAAGATCATTACCGTACCATCCCAACACGGATCGATGTTCCCAGAGAGTTTCGAGGCTTATCTGACATGGTACTCCGGGGTGACATTCTTTACGTCTACACAACTCGCCGATTCATTCGAATCCTGGATTTGTCTGGACAAGAAGGTTTCAAGGATGTGTCCAACACTAACATATTACTACCATTTTATCCAGCTTCTCCTCCGAGTGATGATGAAACTACATATGATGGAGCAATCTCTAGTCATAACATTGCTGTTACAACCTCGGGAGAGGTTTTGTTGGTCGAGAGCATCGCTTATAAGGCAACCTCTGAAATACCTAGGATCTTCCGCCTCTACAAGACGGATCCTAATCCATATCCGGATGAGCTTATACACAAACCGAACCTGTCTGTCGAGGTAGATTCTTTAGGCAATGAGGCCCTCCTTCTGGATTTAGGTATCACTGTGCCTGCTGACCCTACCCTCGGTATCCAACCAAACTCCATCTACTTCACCCGTCATCACCGTCTTCGTAACTGTAAACTGAAACCTTCATGCCCAGACATCTGCCCCTGCATCTGTGTATTCAATCTTGACACAAAGAAGCTAACACAATTCCCCAGCCTCTCCGACTTGAAGCCCAAGGATGCTCGATGGTTTCTCCCGTCTTAA
- the LOC104736776 gene encoding sugar transporter ERD6-like 17: MTKTTILNVELQLVLSLTFGVATGYTSGAEIELMKDLDLSIAQFSAFGSLATLGAAVGALFSGKMAMVLGRRGTMWVSDILSITGWLSIAFAKDVMLLNFGRISSGIGFGLTSYVVPVYIAEIAPKHVRGTFTFSNQLLQNAGLAMVYFCGNFMTWRMLAVSGALPCIIQVIGLFFVPESPRWLAKVGTDKELENSLLRLRGRDADISREASEIKVMTKMVENDSRSSFCDLFQRKYRYTLVVGVGLMLIQQFSGSAAVISYASTIFRKSGKIKLLILFI, from the exons ATGACCAAAACGACGATCCTGAATGTCGAATTACAGCTTGTGTTATCTTTAACTTTTGGTGTTGCT aCTGGTTATACATCAGGTGCTGAGATAGAACTTATGAAGGATTTAGATCTTTCTATCGCGCAA ttTTCAGCGTTTGGCTCATTGGCCACGTTAGGAGCTGCAGTTGGTGCACTGTTCAGCGGTAAAATGGCTATGGTCCTCGGCAGAAGAGGG ACAATGTGGGTCTCAGACATCCTAAGCATCACTGGTTGGCTTTCCATCGCTTTCGCTAAG GATGTGATGTTGCTGAACTTCGGAAGAATCTCCTCAGGGATAGGTTTCGGCTTGACTAGCTATGTG GTACCTGTCTATATAGCAGAAATTGCACCGAAACATGTCCGCGGTACATTTACCTTTTCAAATCAG CTTCTTCAAAATGCTGGACTCGCCATGGTTTATTTTTGTGGGAATTTCATGACTTGGAGGATGTTGGCTGTATCAG GTGCTTTACCATGCATCATTCAAGTAATCGGTTTATTCTTCGTACCAGAGTCCCCAAGATGGCTG gcAAAAGTTGGTACAGATAAAGAACTAGAAAATTCACTGCTTCGGCTTAGAGGGAGAGATGCTGATATTTCACGTGAAGCCTCCGAAATTAAA gttATGACCAAAATGGTAGAAAATGATTCGAGGTCGAGTTTTTGTGATTTGTTCCAGAGAAAATATAGATACACCCTCGTG GTAGGAGTTGGGCTAATGTTGATACAACAATTCTCAGGAAGTGCTGCTGTAATCTCTTATGCAAGTACCATTTTTAGAAAATCTGGTAAGATTAagcttttgattctttttataTAG